A window of Lacibacter sediminis contains these coding sequences:
- a CDS encoding CHRD domain-containing protein — MKTLVLNSAMLLICTAFLFSCKKDKNDGPTVRIVKEWTLPLSTKNENPAPAGRNETGTFVLRIMSDNSVQYNITVTGLAAGDALTAAHIHTGNPIVNGGVILNFTPTFTGGTASGSVANVRPTLLDSMNNGTAELYVNVHSTQVTSGLVRAQLNSTVQWAQDVALSGANEVPAVATTATGSARFRLTTDGKLYYVVNVTGLTAGDGDLTAAHIHNGAAGTNGTVLVGLISTVADFGVNKQLQLTDVQKTAIEGTGALYVNAHSTLFPAGIVRGQIR, encoded by the coding sequence ATGAAAACATTGGTATTAAATTCGGCAATGTTGCTTATTTGCACAGCATTTCTTTTTTCCTGCAAAAAAGACAAAAACGATGGCCCTACAGTAAGAATTGTAAAAGAGTGGACCCTTCCTTTGAGTACAAAAAATGAAAACCCTGCACCTGCAGGCCGCAATGAAACAGGAACATTTGTGTTACGTATTATGAGTGATAATTCTGTACAATATAATATCACCGTTACCGGCCTTGCTGCAGGTGATGCGTTAACAGCAGCACATATTCACACCGGTAACCCCATTGTTAACGGAGGAGTAATCTTAAATTTTACTCCAACATTTACAGGCGGCACAGCATCTGGTTCTGTTGCAAATGTTCGCCCAACTTTATTGGACAGTATGAACAATGGTACTGCCGAATTATATGTAAATGTGCACTCAACACAAGTAACAAGCGGTTTGGTAAGGGCGCAGTTAAACAGCACTGTTCAATGGGCGCAGGATGTTGCTCTTTCCGGAGCAAATGAAGTTCCTGCGGTTGCAACTACGGCAACAGGTTCTGCCAGGTTTCGTTTAACCACCGATGGCAAATTGTACTATGTTGTAAATGTTACAGGCCTAACAGCAGGCGATGGAGATCTAACTGCCGCACATATACACAACGGTGCTGCCGGTACAAACGGAACTGTTTTGGTTGGATTAATAAGTACTGTGGCAGATTTTGGTGTAAATAAACAACTGCAGCTAACCGACGTGCAAAAAACAGCAATTG
- a CDS encoding N-acetylmuramoyl-L-alanine amidase yields the protein MKLLFFISSVLFFQTVKAQQVFLRISTPSKTQNAVTSSKQFLTGLTCKGCTLTVNGTETKVWSTGAFAVELNLKPGDTSFLLQSANDKGAQESKRIFFNYQLPEKEKSLTTNTVAYWRIEPQADLMLVKPGDKLKMTVKALPGAVVQLENGTSFKEIYVKDSNGVKGIYQMEYVVKDKDDLFADKPSKLKLMVWAKGTDDPIEATSKSNFAMMPANGLLLETKGKIPYLLLGLGEDRLGGTKMGYVDSLVRLKAVSKVGNKYCLQLSKNRQAYIEDEHVNVLEHNYTPSSLTGNMRVWGDSSFDYVSLSLTERLAYQTFQEVNPSKIIVDVFGATSNTNWITQLGNTKEIGDIYYNQIDEDIFRISIDLKNKQHWGHRIYYNGNNLVIRIKRQPQILSLNNLVIAIDAGHGGSNKGAFGLTGVMEKDMTLAIAKELQAALEAEGAKVVTTRTRDTTYDNHDRYTVFQQANPHLLISIHLNSSADPVRIKGVSTYYKHIGYRPLTKTILQRMLDMGLGEYGNIGNFNFILNGFTEFPNVLVETLFISNPEDEANLLDPAYRKQMADAIVKGINDWLELCKKQ from the coding sequence ATGAAGCTTCTTTTTTTCATTAGTTCAGTTTTGTTTTTTCAGACAGTAAAGGCGCAGCAGGTTTTTCTGCGCATCAGTACACCTTCAAAAACACAGAATGCCGTTACATCATCAAAACAATTCTTAACGGGGCTTACCTGCAAAGGCTGTACGCTTACTGTAAACGGAACTGAAACGAAAGTATGGTCTACAGGTGCCTTTGCTGTTGAACTGAATCTTAAGCCGGGTGATACCAGTTTTCTATTGCAATCTGCCAATGACAAAGGAGCACAGGAATCGAAGCGTATCTTTTTTAATTATCAATTGCCTGAAAAAGAAAAATCGCTCACAACAAATACTGTTGCTTATTGGCGAATAGAGCCACAGGCTGATCTGATGTTGGTAAAGCCAGGTGATAAATTAAAGATGACGGTTAAAGCACTGCCCGGTGCTGTGGTGCAACTTGAAAACGGCACATCATTCAAAGAAATTTATGTGAAGGATTCAAACGGAGTAAAAGGCATTTATCAAATGGAGTACGTGGTGAAAGATAAAGACGATTTGTTTGCTGATAAGCCGTCTAAACTAAAACTGATGGTATGGGCTAAAGGAACAGATGATCCCATTGAAGCTACCAGTAAAAGTAATTTTGCAATGATGCCCGCCAATGGTTTGTTATTGGAAACAAAAGGCAAGATACCATACCTTCTTCTCGGACTTGGTGAGGATAGATTGGGTGGAACAAAGATGGGTTATGTTGATTCGCTTGTTCGGTTGAAAGCAGTCAGCAAAGTAGGGAATAAATATTGTTTACAGTTGAGTAAGAATCGCCAGGCTTATATTGAAGATGAGCATGTGAATGTGCTTGAACATAATTACACACCTTCATCACTTACCGGCAATATGCGTGTATGGGGCGATAGCAGTTTTGATTATGTATCGCTTTCATTAACAGAGCGGTTAGCTTATCAAACATTTCAGGAGGTAAATCCATCAAAAATTATTGTTGATGTGTTTGGCGCAACATCAAACACCAATTGGATCACACAACTCGGCAACACAAAAGAGATCGGCGATATTTATTATAACCAGATCGACGAGGATATTTTTCGCATCAGTATTGATCTTAAAAACAAACAGCACTGGGGTCATCGCATCTATTACAATGGTAATAATTTAGTAATCCGCATCAAACGTCAACCACAAATACTTTCACTCAACAATCTTGTTATTGCAATTGATGCGGGGCATGGCGGCAGTAACAAAGGAGCGTTTGGCTTAACAGGTGTAATGGAAAAAGATATGACGCTGGCCATTGCTAAGGAGCTTCAGGCTGCTCTTGAAGCAGAAGGAGCTAAGGTGGTTACCACAAGAACAAGAGATACTACCTACGATAATCACGACAGGTATACTGTATTTCAACAGGCAAATCCACATTTACTCATCAGTATTCATTTGAACAGCAGTGCCGATCCCGTGCGTATAAAAGGAGTAAGTACATACTATAAGCACATCGGCTATCGTCCGCTCACCAAAACAATTCTTCAACGTATGCTTGATATGGGATTGGGCGAGTACGGCAATATTGGGAATTTCAATTTTATCCTCAATGGTTTTACTGAATTTCCGAATGTTCTTGTAGAAACATTGTTCATCAGCAACCCCGAAGATGAAGCCAATCTACTTGATCCTGCTTACCGTAAACAAATGGCCGATGCTATTGTAAAAGGCATCAACGACTGGCTGGAGCTATGTAAAAAACAGTAA
- a CDS encoding radical SAM/SPASM domain-containing protein produces MPQLHRNDILNLFSKITPRRAWNMTKVWSSYQLSRFLKKPVQWGYPISISFEPTTSCNLRCPECPSGLREFTRPTGMLQKSFFEQTIDDIHKDLLYLIFYFQGEPYLNPEFLPMVNYAVKKKIYTATSTNAHYLTDEKAKQTVESGLDRLIISIDGTTQEVYQQYRVGGKLDKVLEGAKNIVKWKKELNSKKPFVVFQFLVVRPNEHQLEEVKQLAKQVGVDDVWFKTAQVYDYENDPNKLIPTLNKYSRYKKNADGSYAPKNKLQNHCWKLWHANVITWDGLVVPCCFDKDAMHQLGNLKMQSFKEVWHNDNYKQFRSELMTSRKNIDICANCSEGLKVWEE; encoded by the coding sequence ATGCCGCAATTACACCGTAACGATATACTCAACCTTTTTTCGAAGATCACTCCCCGCCGTGCATGGAATATGACGAAAGTGTGGAGCAGTTACCAGTTAAGCCGATTTTTAAAGAAGCCTGTACAATGGGGCTATCCCATTTCTATTTCGTTTGAACCAACTACAAGCTGTAATCTGCGTTGTCCCGAATGCCCGAGTGGTTTGCGTGAATTCACTCGACCAACAGGTATGTTGCAGAAAAGTTTTTTTGAACAAACGATCGACGATATTCATAAAGATCTGCTTTATCTCATCTTTTATTTTCAAGGCGAGCCGTATCTCAACCCGGAGTTTTTGCCAATGGTGAACTATGCTGTAAAGAAAAAAATCTATACAGCTACATCAACCAATGCACATTATTTAACCGATGAAAAAGCAAAGCAAACAGTAGAAAGTGGTTTGGACCGTTTGATCATTTCCATTGATGGCACTACACAGGAGGTGTATCAACAATACCGAGTTGGCGGAAAGCTGGACAAAGTGTTGGAAGGAGCAAAGAATATTGTGAAGTGGAAAAAAGAACTCAACAGTAAAAAACCATTTGTTGTTTTCCAGTTTTTAGTAGTGAGGCCGAACGAACATCAACTGGAAGAGGTGAAACAATTAGCCAAGCAAGTTGGTGTTGATGATGTATGGTTTAAAACCGCACAGGTGTACGATTATGAGAATGACCCCAACAAACTTATTCCAACACTTAATAAATACAGTCGTTACAAAAAGAATGCTGACGGTTCATATGCACCGAAGAATAAATTACAGAATCATTGCTGGAAATTGTGGCATGCGAATGTAATTACCTGGGATGGCCTGGTTGTACCATGTTGTTTTGATAAAGATGCCATGCATCAACTGGGAAATTTAAAAATGCAATCGTTCAAAGAGGTTTGGCATAATGATAATTACAAACAGTTCCGCAGCGAACTCATGACCAGCAGAAAGAATATTGATATCTGCGCAAATTGCAGCGAAGGGTTAAAAGTGTGGGAAGAATAG
- a CDS encoding MarR family winged helix-turn-helix transcriptional regulator, which translates to MPNNQFKKGELYSFMTGKASTAIARRLQKNMKQGGIEITVEQWSVLYHLWKNDGLSQQDLCNATFRDKPSITRLVDNLEKLKLVKRVASKNDRRINQVFLTDQGRKLEEETMNVANNTLNEALIGVPADKVDICKEVLQIVYDNLK; encoded by the coding sequence ATGCCAAACAACCAATTTAAAAAAGGCGAATTATACAGCTTCATGACGGGCAAAGCCAGCACGGCTATAGCACGGCGTTTGCAGAAGAATATGAAGCAGGGCGGAATTGAAATTACCGTTGAGCAATGGAGCGTACTCTACCATTTGTGGAAGAACGATGGTTTGAGTCAGCAGGATTTATGTAATGCTACATTTCGTGATAAACCGAGTATTACACGATTAGTTGATAATCTCGAAAAGCTGAAACTCGTAAAAAGGGTGGCAAGCAAGAACGACCGACGTATTAACCAAGTGTTTTTAACGGATCAGGGAAGAAAGCTGGAAGAAGAAACCATGAACGTGGCCAACAACACATTGAACGAAGCATTAATTGGCGTACCTGCAGACAAAGTTGACATCTGTAAAGAAGTGTTACAGATTGTGTATGATAATCTGAAGTAA
- a CDS encoding acyl-CoA dehydrogenase family protein, whose amino-acid sequence MSTATIATKLKGGEWLIKTSTPQDTFTPENFNEEQVMVKEMCATFLDTEVLPVVARLDKMEEGLMPALMDKAGEQGLLGTSAPEEFGGLGKDFITATLVNEGLGGGYSFSVAIAAHTGIGTLPILYFGTPEQKTKYVPKLATGEWKGAYGLTEPNSGSDALGAKTTAVLSEDGKHYILNGQKCWITNGGFADIYTVFAKIDGKDFTGFIVERGMEGFTQGPEEHKMGIKGSSTVQLYFQDCKVPVENLLGEQGKGHIIAFNILNIGRLKLAAAALGGSKRSLNIALTYATTREQFKTPIINFGAIQYKLAEMATRIWVCESALYRTSKWIDDMEHDLLAAGKPFNEALLGAAEEYAIECAMLKVDGSEVLDYVVDEGVQIHGGNGFSDEYDISRAYRDSRINRIYEGTNEINRLLTVDMVLKRAMKGRLDIMTAAMNVQKELMSIPDFGSEDETPFAKEYKAITNFKKAIMLTAGAAVQKFMMKIEHEQEVLMNIADMAIQTFNAESALLRAAKMVEEKGEAACQFELDMMHTYLYDAADKINKYGKDAINAFAEGDEHRMMLLGLKRFTKVDPYNSKEARRRIVAKLRNDGKYPL is encoded by the coding sequence ATGAGCACCGCAACGATTGCAACAAAACTGAAAGGTGGCGAGTGGTTAATTAAAACAAGCACACCGCAGGATACATTTACGCCTGAAAATTTTAATGAAGAACAAGTGATGGTGAAAGAAATGTGCGCCACATTTCTTGATACCGAAGTATTGCCTGTTGTGGCCCGACTTGATAAAATGGAAGAAGGGTTGATGCCGGCACTGATGGATAAAGCAGGTGAGCAAGGTTTGCTTGGCACTTCTGCTCCGGAAGAGTTTGGCGGTCTCGGAAAAGATTTTATTACAGCTACATTGGTGAATGAAGGATTAGGTGGTGGTTATTCTTTTTCTGTAGCCATTGCTGCTCACACTGGCATTGGCACATTGCCGATTTTATATTTCGGTACACCCGAGCAAAAAACAAAATACGTTCCCAAGTTAGCAACCGGTGAATGGAAAGGTGCTTACGGCTTAACAGAACCAAATAGTGGCAGTGATGCATTGGGTGCAAAAACAACAGCTGTATTAAGTGAAGATGGTAAGCACTACATTTTGAACGGACAAAAATGCTGGATCACCAATGGTGGTTTTGCAGATATCTATACCGTGTTTGCAAAAATTGATGGTAAAGATTTCACCGGCTTTATTGTAGAGCGTGGCATGGAAGGATTTACACAAGGACCGGAAGAACATAAGATGGGCATTAAAGGTTCATCAACCGTTCAACTCTATTTTCAGGATTGCAAAGTGCCGGTTGAAAATTTATTAGGCGAACAAGGCAAGGGCCACATCATTGCGTTTAATATCCTCAATATTGGTCGTTTGAAACTAGCAGCTGCTGCATTAGGTGGTTCCAAGCGCTCATTGAATATTGCGTTAACCTATGCAACAACACGTGAGCAATTCAAAACACCCATCATCAACTTCGGCGCTATTCAATACAAGCTGGCAGAAATGGCAACACGTATCTGGGTTTGCGAAAGTGCATTGTACCGCACCAGCAAGTGGATCGATGATATGGAGCATGATCTTTTAGCTGCAGGTAAACCTTTCAACGAAGCATTGCTTGGTGCTGCAGAAGAATATGCCATTGAGTGTGCGATGTTGAAAGTGGATGGTAGTGAAGTATTGGATTATGTAGTTGATGAAGGTGTACAGATACATGGCGGAAATGGATTCAGCGATGAGTATGATATTTCAAGAGCGTATCGTGATAGCCGGATCAACCGTATTTACGAAGGAACGAACGAGATCAATCGACTCCTTACTGTTGATATGGTATTGAAGCGTGCAATGAAAGGTCGTTTGGATATTATGACGGCTGCCATGAATGTTCAAAAAGAATTGATGAGCATTCCTGATTTTGGCAGTGAAGATGAAACGCCTTTTGCAAAAGAATATAAAGCTATTACCAATTTCAAAAAGGCGATCATGTTAACAGCAGGTGCAGCAGTACAAAAGTTCATGATGAAGATCGAACACGAGCAGGAAGTATTGATGAATATTGCAGATATGGCCATTCAAACCTTTAATGCGGAAAGTGCATTGCTGCGTGCCGCCAAAATGGTTGAAGAAAAAGGCGAAGCAGCTTGTCAGTTTGAACTGGATATGATGCACACCTACTTGTATGATGCGGCTGACAAAATCAACAAATATGGTAAAGATGCCATCAATGCATTTGCAGAAGGTGATGAACATCGGATGATGTTGCTGGGCCTGAAACGTTTTACAAAAGTGGATCCCTATAATTCAAAAGAAGCCAGAAGGCGAATCGTAGCAAAGCTGAGAAACGACGGAAAGTATCCGTTATAA
- a CDS encoding DUF418 domain-containing protein, with protein MTIDQAAPVSQSERIVLLDSLRGIAILGILLMNIPGFGLPEPVYRDPSVLNEWGSINFNTWYFIEFFPEGSQRALFSMLFGAGIILFLSRQEKKNEGLWPADYFFRRQLWLLVFGLFNAYVLLWMWDILFHYACIGMIMFTFRRLSPKGLLIAAFICLLLQTVRENVDIYRDKKVITKGELIAKIDTTVTKLTDQQKEELGAMTGFKEKSTQKEKLKKMEKSTKSVRGDYLGFYEYQSERSFRTEVFYLYYMAWDILLFMFLGMAFYKTGIIQGQASSKIYWVLFVGGLGIGLLLSYFRLKPLIDYKFNEFDYIKNVQFEFYELSRAFRSIGIFGLIMLLYKSGWFKWFFALLRPVGQMAFTNYLMQSLLVGLFFYGVGFGMFGKLERYEIYYVVGGTWLLQIIWSHIWLRFFRFGPLEWCWRSLTYWKRQPFVK; from the coding sequence ATGACCATCGATCAGGCCGCTCCTGTTTCGCAGAGCGAACGTATTGTTCTTCTCGATTCCCTGCGGGGAATTGCTATTCTCGGCATTTTATTGATGAATATTCCCGGTTTTGGATTGCCCGAACCGGTTTATAGAGACCCTTCAGTGTTAAATGAGTGGGGATCTATTAATTTCAATACCTGGTATTTTATTGAATTTTTCCCGGAAGGAAGTCAACGGGCCTTGTTCTCGATGCTATTTGGTGCCGGAATTATTTTGTTCCTGAGCCGACAGGAGAAGAAGAATGAAGGGCTTTGGCCAGCCGATTATTTTTTCCGCCGGCAATTGTGGCTGCTTGTTTTCGGATTGTTTAATGCATATGTGTTATTGTGGATGTGGGATATTTTGTTTCATTATGCCTGTATTGGTATGATCATGTTTACGTTTCGAAGGTTGTCGCCGAAGGGGTTACTGATCGCTGCCTTTATTTGTTTGTTGCTGCAAACAGTGAGGGAAAATGTAGATATATATCGTGACAAGAAAGTAATTACGAAAGGCGAATTGATTGCCAAAATAGATACAACTGTTACCAAACTAACAGATCAGCAAAAAGAAGAGCTGGGTGCGATGACAGGGTTTAAAGAAAAATCCACACAGAAGGAGAAGCTTAAAAAAATGGAAAAAAGCACAAAGAGTGTACGAGGTGATTATTTGGGATTTTATGAATATCAAAGTGAGCGAAGCTTCCGTACCGAAGTTTTTTACCTGTATTATATGGCATGGGATATTTTATTGTTTATGTTTTTAGGCATGGCCTTTTATAAGACAGGCATCATACAAGGGCAGGCGTCTTCTAAAATTTACTGGGTTCTTTTTGTTGGAGGATTGGGTATCGGCTTGTTGCTCTCTTATTTCCGTCTTAAACCGCTGATCGATTATAAATTCAACGAGTTTGATTACATAAAAAATGTACAATTTGAATTTTACGAGTTGTCACGAGCCTTTCGTTCCATTGGAATTTTTGGTTTGATCATGTTGTTGTACAAGTCGGGTTGGTTCAAATGGTTCTTTGCATTACTTCGTCCGGTTGGACAAATGGCATTCACCAATTATCTGATGCAATCATTATTGGTTGGCTTGTTTTTCTATGGTGTTGGATTTGGTATGTTTGGCAAACTTGAGCGTTACGAAATTTATTATGTAGTGGGAGGCACCTGGTTATTACAAATTATCTGGAGCCATATTTGGTTAAGGTTTTTCCGCTTTGGTCCGCTTGAATGGTGCTGGCGGAGTTTAACGTACTGGAAGCGTCAGCCATTTGTAAAATAA